A genomic stretch from Cryptosporangium phraense includes:
- a CDS encoding sensor histidine kinase has product MDLVSALLIGVPAVLLGVAVGVAVHAFSRRSPRVEATPPPTTEMDLDLVRRSLDGLGVGVVVLDPRDEVVLANPAARRLGVVRDGRIGHSVLRAFSRQVRQIGEVRETEVELPRGRGLEPLGVRVRAAPLGVGGHAVMQVEDVTEAHRLANVRRDFVANVSHELKTPVGALSLLAEAMLDAVDDPAAVQRFASRMRHESGRLGRLVQELIELSRLQGADPLPEPVAVPVDEVVSEVVDRTKTVSEGKSISVVSGGERGLVVEGNENQLITALVNLVENAVTYSPERTRVAIGTRRRGHLIEISVSDQGMGIAEADLDRIFERFYRADPARSRATGGTGLGLAIVKHIATNHGGSVDVWSVEGSGSTFTIRLPDPGCDSPFEDFDALEDLDGLAEFSGGDNQPNLDPGAVEQPPEHPTAVTRGDA; this is encoded by the coding sequence GTGGATCTCGTATCGGCGCTGCTCATCGGCGTCCCGGCCGTACTCCTCGGAGTCGCTGTCGGGGTCGCGGTGCACGCCTTCTCGCGGCGCTCGCCGCGGGTCGAGGCGACCCCTCCGCCGACCACCGAGATGGACCTCGATCTGGTCCGCCGGAGCCTGGACGGACTGGGAGTTGGCGTCGTTGTTCTGGATCCCCGCGACGAAGTCGTGCTCGCGAACCCCGCGGCACGTAGGCTAGGGGTTGTCCGGGACGGTCGGATCGGACATTCGGTGCTCCGCGCCTTCAGCCGGCAGGTCCGGCAGATCGGTGAGGTGCGGGAAACCGAGGTTGAGCTGCCGCGCGGGCGCGGCCTGGAACCGTTGGGGGTTCGGGTCCGGGCCGCCCCGCTCGGCGTCGGCGGCCACGCCGTGATGCAGGTGGAAGACGTCACCGAGGCGCACCGGCTGGCCAACGTCCGCCGCGACTTCGTCGCCAACGTCAGCCACGAGCTCAAGACGCCGGTCGGAGCGCTCTCGCTGCTGGCCGAGGCCATGCTCGACGCGGTGGACGACCCGGCTGCGGTCCAGCGGTTCGCCTCGCGGATGCGGCACGAGTCCGGCCGCCTGGGCCGGCTGGTCCAGGAGCTGATCGAGCTGTCCCGGCTGCAGGGCGCCGACCCGCTGCCCGAGCCGGTCGCGGTTCCGGTCGACGAGGTCGTCTCCGAGGTCGTCGACCGGACGAAGACCGTCTCCGAGGGCAAGTCGATCTCGGTGGTCTCCGGCGGCGAGCGCGGGCTCGTCGTCGAGGGCAACGAGAACCAGCTGATCACCGCGCTGGTCAACCTGGTCGAGAACGCGGTGACCTACAGCCCCGAGCGCACCCGGGTCGCGATCGGCACCCGCCGTCGCGGGCACCTGATCGAGATCTCGGTCTCCGACCAGGGCATGGGCATCGCCGAGGCCGACCTCGACCGGATCTTCGAGCGCTTCTACCGGGCCGACCCGGCCCGGTCCCGCGCGACCGGTGGCACCGGGCTCGGCCTGGCCATCGTCAAGCACATCGCCACCAACCACGGCGGCAGCGTGGACGTCTGGAGCGTGGAGGGATCCGGCTCGACGTTCACGATCCGCCTGCCCGACCCCGGCTGCGACTCGCCGTTCGAGGATTTCGACGCGCTCGAAGACCTTGACGGGCTGGCCGAGTTCTCCGGCGGCGACAACCAACCGAACTTAGATCCGGGCGCCGTTGAACAGCCGCCCGAACACCCCACAGCAGTAACGAGAGGTGACGCGTGA
- the phoU gene encoding phosphate signaling complex protein PhoU, protein MRDSFHGELSKINEILVRMTDLAQLAMDSATKALLTSDLTLAEAVISGDAQIDALHRELEERSMDLLARQQPVAVDLRTIIGGLRMVSSLERMGDLARHIATIARMRYPDCAVPDELKPIFAEAAQVADKIIAKTRDVLVERDVSLASEIAKDDDRMDALHRELFARVLDDNWAHGMEAAIDVTLLGRFYERYADHAVSLARRMVQLVTGVLPASA, encoded by the coding sequence ATGCGCGACTCGTTCCACGGCGAGCTCTCCAAGATCAACGAGATCCTCGTCCGGATGACCGACCTCGCCCAGCTGGCGATGGATTCGGCGACGAAAGCGCTGCTCACGTCCGACCTGACGCTGGCCGAGGCGGTCATCTCGGGCGACGCCCAGATCGACGCGCTCCACCGGGAACTCGAAGAGCGGTCGATGGACCTGCTGGCCAGGCAGCAGCCGGTCGCGGTCGACCTGCGGACGATCATCGGCGGGCTGCGGATGGTCTCGTCGCTCGAGCGGATGGGCGACCTGGCCCGGCACATCGCGACCATCGCCCGGATGCGGTACCCGGACTGCGCGGTTCCGGACGAACTGAAGCCGATCTTCGCCGAGGCCGCCCAGGTGGCCGACAAGATCATCGCCAAGACCCGCGACGTTTTAGTGGAACGAGACGTATCTCTCGCCTCGGAGATCGCCAAGGACGACGACCGGATGGACGCGCTCCATCGGGAACTGTTTGCCCGGGTTTTGGACGACAACTGGGCCCACGGAATGGAGGCCGCGATCGACGTGACGCTGCTCGGGCGGTTCTACGAGCGTTACGCGGATCACGCGGTGTCGCTGGCCAGGCGGATGGTCCAACTCGTGACGGGTGTGCTGCCGGCGAGCGCCTGA
- a CDS encoding HAD-IA family hydrolase, whose protein sequence is MAAQTHRLAHPETWSTTLAGILFDLDGTLVDSTGVVERQWATFLGWYGLPPEALPKQLHGKRAEEHIREMLPADQVAGAAARLAALEAGDIAGLTAVTGAHQLVDAVDGVVPWGIVTSGTLAVATARLAAVGLPTPSVLVTAEDVRAGKPDPEPYLIGMERLGAGGAVVVFEDAPAGIRSGRDAGCPVVAVTTSHPAEDLTEADVVVPDLTAITLRAPARDDAAVLTAAS, encoded by the coding sequence ATGGCCGCGCAAACGCACCGACTCGCCCACCCCGAGACGTGGTCGACCACGCTCGCCGGGATCCTCTTCGATCTCGACGGGACGCTGGTCGACTCCACCGGGGTCGTGGAGCGGCAGTGGGCGACGTTCCTCGGGTGGTACGGGTTGCCGCCCGAGGCGCTCCCGAAGCAGCTGCACGGCAAGCGGGCCGAGGAGCACATCCGGGAGATGCTCCCGGCCGACCAGGTCGCCGGTGCGGCCGCGCGTCTGGCCGCGCTCGAGGCCGGCGACATCGCCGGCCTGACCGCGGTCACCGGCGCCCACCAGCTCGTCGACGCCGTGGACGGGGTCGTGCCGTGGGGAATCGTCACCAGCGGCACGCTCGCGGTCGCCACGGCCCGGCTGGCCGCGGTCGGCCTGCCGACGCCGAGCGTGCTGGTGACCGCGGAAGACGTCCGGGCCGGCAAGCCCGACCCGGAGCCCTACCTGATCGGGATGGAACGGCTCGGCGCCGGCGGTGCGGTCGTCGTGTTCGAGGACGCACCGGCCGGCATCCGGTCGGGCCGCGACGCCGGCTGCCCGGTCGTCGCGGTGACGACGTCCCACCCCGCCGAAGACCTCACCGAAGCGGACGTCGTCGTCCCCGACCTGACCGCGATCACACTGCGCGCTCCCGCACGAGACGACGCGGCTGTCCTCACCGCCGCAAGCTGA
- a CDS encoding phosphoglyceromutase, translated as MTIGTLVLLRHGESEWNAKNLFTGWVDVDLNAKGEDEARRGGELLKEAGLLPDVLHTSVLRRAIRTSVIALDALDRLWIPVTRSWRLNERHYGALQGKNKKQTLDEFGEEQFMLWRRSYDTPPPPLERDAEWSQFADPRYASLPPELRPQTECLKDVLARALPYWYDSIVPDLQAGKTVLVAAHGNSLRAVVKHLDGVSDEAIAGLNIPTGIPLRYDLDEDLRPTNPGGTYLDPEAAKEAVAAVANQGR; from the coding sequence ATGACGATCGGAACCCTGGTTTTGCTCCGCCACGGCGAGAGCGAGTGGAACGCGAAGAACCTGTTCACGGGGTGGGTCGACGTCGACCTCAACGCCAAGGGTGAGGACGAGGCGCGCCGCGGCGGCGAACTGCTCAAGGAGGCCGGCCTCCTGCCGGACGTCCTGCACACGTCGGTGCTGCGTCGGGCGATCCGGACGTCGGTGATCGCGCTGGACGCGCTCGACCGGCTGTGGATCCCGGTCACCCGGAGCTGGCGCCTGAACGAGCGGCACTACGGCGCGCTGCAGGGGAAGAACAAGAAGCAGACGCTCGACGAGTTCGGCGAGGAGCAGTTCATGCTCTGGCGCCGCTCTTACGACACCCCGCCGCCGCCGCTGGAGCGGGACGCCGAGTGGTCGCAGTTCGCCGACCCGCGGTACGCATCGCTGCCGCCGGAGCTGCGTCCGCAGACCGAGTGCCTCAAGGACGTCCTGGCCCGGGCGCTGCCGTACTGGTACGACTCGATCGTCCCGGACCTGCAGGCGGGCAAGACCGTGCTGGTGGCGGCCCACGGCAACTCGCTGCGCGCGGTCGTGAAGCACCTCGACGGCGTCAGCGACGAGGCGATCGCCGGCCTGAACATCCCGACCGGCATTCCGCTCCGCTACGACCTGGACGAGGATCTTCGTCCCACCAATCCCGGGGGTACCTACCTGGACCCGGAGGCGGCCAAGGAAGCCGTCGCCGCCGTAGCCAACCAGGGCCGCTAG
- a CDS encoding discoidin domain-containing protein: protein DVASQTGPYATAVAGPPTRGGAHRRGRNGQRKVLDQRPLWQRPKLISLAAALVATAVMAADGKLRFIPFHLLSGPADGLVTVALDKVVNKFQPHKQLGAGVDGLEGGEIAKVWTDKNIGAMKSAGWGAISYRLRTELGVKAWHWNPTGTWSNASKKEGYWTSSDTITKDAGVSYGYHLPRRGNTIDQANNDAFAKLTDGDPNTFWKSNPYLDSHFTGEPDAEHAQWIMISLGYAKPVQDVTINWGTPYATRFKVQYWSGSNDAIHPSHPTANWKDFPSASFEGSGGKQTVTVADAPVNAQFVRIVLTADSNTAPEGSTDIRDRLGYAVRELSIGYTKDGSFVDHIVHRKDQQQSPTWVSSTDPWHSAADLDKDYEHASFERTYASGLTNDEPMMIPVPVLYGIPEDAAALISYLKQKKYPFTQVEMGEEPDGQMATPEDYGALYLQVADAIKKVAPDVQLGGPGYQTVLPDWIHWADASGDRSWTSRFVKYLKGRDRMEDFDFFSFEWYPFDDVCGNHAKQIAQHPVLFDAIIEKQYQNGLPRDIPMVITEYGYSSFAGQVELEFPGAIVNAETAARFLARGGHTSYFYGLEPNWVFQEEEGKPCDTYGNLMMLQFYDDFQIRPVVGYYAAQLVTRHWVEPGNDEHQVLETTSNLTYPDGNPQVTAYGVRRPDGKVSVLLINKDPKKEVTVDIAASGGDLDGDVRMYQYSSEQYDWEPGKTEDNGGKPAKSHPPAKTSPRSPKVTLPPYSLSVVHIDV from the coding sequence GACGTGGCTTCGCAGACCGGGCCGTACGCCACCGCGGTCGCCGGGCCGCCGACGCGGGGCGGCGCCCACCGGCGGGGGCGCAACGGGCAGCGAAAGGTACTGGACCAGCGGCCGCTCTGGCAGCGCCCGAAGCTGATCTCGCTCGCCGCCGCCCTCGTCGCGACCGCGGTGATGGCGGCCGACGGCAAGCTCCGCTTCATTCCGTTCCACCTGCTCAGCGGCCCGGCCGACGGCCTGGTCACGGTCGCGCTGGACAAGGTCGTCAACAAGTTCCAGCCGCACAAGCAGCTCGGCGCGGGCGTCGACGGCCTCGAGGGCGGCGAGATCGCCAAGGTCTGGACCGACAAGAACATCGGCGCGATGAAGTCGGCCGGCTGGGGCGCGATCAGCTACCGCCTCCGCACCGAACTCGGCGTCAAGGCCTGGCACTGGAACCCCACCGGCACCTGGTCCAACGCGTCCAAAAAAGAGGGCTACTGGACCTCCAGTGACACGATCACCAAGGACGCGGGCGTCTCCTACGGCTACCACCTACCGCGCCGCGGCAACACGATCGACCAGGCCAACAACGACGCGTTCGCCAAGCTCACCGACGGCGACCCGAACACCTTCTGGAAGAGCAACCCGTACCTGGACTCGCATTTCACCGGCGAGCCCGACGCCGAGCACGCGCAGTGGATCATGATCAGCCTCGGCTACGCGAAGCCCGTCCAGGACGTCACGATCAACTGGGGCACGCCGTACGCGACCCGGTTCAAGGTCCAGTACTGGTCGGGCAGCAACGACGCGATCCACCCGTCGCACCCGACCGCGAACTGGAAGGACTTCCCGTCCGCGTCGTTCGAAGGCAGTGGGGGGAAACAGACCGTCACGGTAGCCGACGCCCCGGTGAACGCGCAGTTCGTCCGGATCGTGCTCACCGCCGACTCGAACACCGCCCCGGAAGGCTCGACCGACATCCGCGACCGGCTCGGCTACGCGGTCCGCGAGCTCTCGATCGGGTACACGAAGGACGGGTCGTTCGTCGACCACATCGTCCACCGCAAGGACCAGCAGCAGTCGCCGACCTGGGTGTCGTCGACCGACCCCTGGCACAGCGCTGCCGACCTGGACAAGGACTACGAGCACGCGAGCTTCGAGCGCACCTACGCCAGCGGCCTGACGAACGACGAGCCGATGATGATCCCGGTCCCGGTCCTCTATGGAATCCCCGAGGACGCGGCCGCGCTGATCTCGTACCTCAAGCAGAAGAAGTACCCGTTCACCCAGGTCGAGATGGGCGAGGAGCCCGACGGTCAGATGGCGACGCCGGAGGACTACGGCGCGCTCTACCTCCAGGTCGCCGACGCGATCAAGAAGGTCGCCCCCGACGTCCAGCTGGGCGGGCCCGGCTACCAGACCGTGCTCCCGGACTGGATCCACTGGGCCGACGCCAGCGGCGACCGCTCCTGGACCAGCCGGTTCGTGAAGTACCTCAAGGGCCGGGACCGGATGGAGGACTTCGACTTCTTCTCGTTCGAGTGGTACCCGTTCGACGACGTGTGCGGGAACCACGCGAAGCAGATCGCCCAGCACCCGGTGCTGTTCGACGCGATCATCGAGAAGCAGTACCAGAACGGCCTGCCCCGGGACATCCCGATGGTGATCACCGAGTACGGCTACTCGTCGTTCGCCGGCCAGGTCGAGCTGGAGTTCCCGGGCGCGATCGTCAACGCCGAGACCGCGGCCCGGTTCCTGGCCCGCGGCGGCCACACCAGCTACTTCTACGGGCTCGAACCCAACTGGGTGTTCCAGGAGGAAGAGGGCAAGCCGTGCGACACGTACGGCAACCTGATGATGCTGCAGTTCTACGACGACTTCCAGATCCGGCCGGTCGTCGGGTACTACGCGGCCCAGCTGGTGACCCGGCACTGGGTGGAGCCGGGCAACGACGAGCACCAGGTGCTCGAGACCACCAGCAACCTCACCTACCCGGACGGGAACCCGCAGGTCACCGCGTACGGCGTCCGGCGTCCCGACGGCAAGGTGTCGGTGCTGCTGATCAACAAGGACCCGAAGAAGGAGGTCACGGTCGACATCGCCGCGTCCGGGGGTGACCTCGACGGTGACGTCCGGATGTACCAGTACTCGAGCGAGCAGTACGACTGGGAGCCCGGCAAGACCGAGGACAACGGCGGGAAACCGGCGAAGAGCCATCCGCCGGCCAAGACCAGTCCCCGTTCCCCCAAGGTCACGCTCCCGCCCTACTCGCTCTCCGTCGTGCACATCGACGTGTGA